In Setaria italica strain Yugu1 chromosome IX, Setaria_italica_v2.0, whole genome shotgun sequence, the genomic stretch TCAAATAACAAAGGGTAGACGGTATATTTTCTATGATTTCTCCTCAGGCAGGTAATACAATATTGTATGGCATTATAGTTACATAAACATGAGCATCAATCAGGAGATGGAAGCAGTCAACTATAACTCTTATATGTAACTAACAACTATCCATCCTCAAACCACCAAAAAGGCCCACAGaaaggggaaagaaaaaaaatacagggAGGGTAAAACCCTTCAAATCAGCAGCATAGCAGTACAAGATTGCAAGGTCGAAAATTCAATAGTGCTACTGAATCTCATCCTCAACAAAGTTTTCAGAAAGACTGCGTTGGGACAGCCGGTAATAGAGAATTCCCATCGTCGCTATACATGCCCTGCAACAACATATTATTTTGTACATTAGCGCAAATTCTCTTTAACAAAGAGTAAGATATTATCATCTTGAAAACCAGACATGGAAAGGTAAGAGAAATGCAAGACTATGCAACCAATATTAATCAATGATCTGTGTAATAGTCTGAATTCTTTCTCCAAATTTGTAAAATAGGGGTGCACGCATGAGGGTTATCTATAAATTTTTAGATTTCGGTTAAAGTTCGAAACAGATGACAACAAAATCTGAACAATTTGGATTGGAAGCCCCTAATCCATACAGGCCATAAAGAAACACTTTTCTTTTTAAACCATGCAAGAGATGAGAAAAATATGAGCAGGAATGCAGGATAATAAATTTACATGGTTGCTAATAAAAGACAACAAAGGGTACCGTGATCAAGTAACAGAGCGTATTAGCTTAATAAGGTTATCAAGTAAAAGGCTATTTAAGTTTATTTGTTTAATTGCAAATATCAACTGGAGTTATAGTACAAGGCTATCATAATTAATGAAGAAGACAAATATCAGGTTTTATTGATACTCAAAACATCAAGTACTATCTATTAAAGACTACACATGTTACAGTAGAAGTGCAACACTTGAAGATAATGAAAACTCAGTGactcctttcttttttatggCAGCTATTTACATGTCTCACAACTCTGGCATGCCAATTCCTTAGCAACCTGTCACATATGCACATATGCCAGACTATCTTTGCAAAATTGCCACATAGCTGTGGATGTTGTTTTCTAACTATGACAAAGTATCACTACTGATCTGAGATATCCGAAGTACCAGTCAGCAGCCTAAGTGGCTTCTACACCCGAGACCATTGCCAAATGTAGTATGTTACAAGGTAATTCAATTCTTATCCTAGTTTACTGCAAAGCAGGAAAATGTCCTGTTCCTTAGAGCACACACTAGGGAAAAAAAGGCTCTTATCCTACTTTACAGATATTCACGATAAGCACCCATTCTAGAGAGGCAAGGGAGGGTGAGAGAGTATAtaagcaggaaaaaaaaaacagagaaactAATCAAAGCATGCTAGAAGACTTACATGATAGCCATTGCAAGTAAGATCTTCGTGGGATCCATTCTTGATGATCTTTGCCTGATGCGACCCTCTGGAGCATCACTCTCCTTTTTTGAAGGTGCCGTGACTGGTAGTGTTGGCAGTGCACTAGACCAGAAAGGCAGCAGCATCCTTAGAAATCTGTGACGAAATGTACCTGTACAAGGGATGTAAGCATCAAATGGTAGCAAGCTGGATTTGAGGTAGCTTATGACCTCAAGCTCACTAGGAAAAAAAGTACTAAACGGCTATTTTAGCATCAATCTTGTCATAAAGCCAGCTTTAGTATACACATGCAGGGTTTTCAAATAAGTTGGTTTTACATTTGCTTATTACAAGACTGAGAATAAAGTGAAACTCAACTGCTCAAAAGCATGAACTGAATCTAAATTCTTAAGTTCAGTATATTTCAACCATACAACAGTACTTCATATAATCAATCATAAATATCTCGCAGGCAAAAATTTTAAGTTCACACTTAGTTGCTAGAGTTTTCTGGTGTTGCTTCTCAAGAGTAAAGGTGTTGCAGCTGTCAGTGCTCATGAATATGTAAGTTTTAAATCCGCTATGGCCCAACAAGTTTGACCATCCAACAGTCCTGAGATTAATTCAAGAATTTCAAACAGACGCAAATAATTTTCCCAAGCCAATTATTATTGCATATTTTTAGGACCAGAAGGCAAAGAAAAATGGTCTGGTATATAAATCACAATCTTTTTTATAAGAATAAATCACATTTTATTAGGCCTAGATCAAGCTCAGGCAAGGCCATATACGCTCAAAACAGGACAGTGCCATACATGCAGTAAAATAgccaataaaaaataaaattatcatGTTTGCTACACAAGAATTTCATGAAACATATTAGTTTGAGCACGATATGGAATACTTGTCCCTACAGGGgcttaaaaaaatataaggtcTAGTCAGTTAAGTCAATAGATGCTCAAAGCAGGAAGATATCATATGTAAAAGTGTACATACAAGCCATAAAATAAGAGCTATCTTCAGTACTCAGGATTTTGACAACAAACATTTTAATGCCAGCAGAATCTGGTAAAACTTCAATGTACCAAACAGGGACTGAAAGTATCATCACACTTGTTTGCAAGGTAACTAGTGATATGATAGTGCATGGTAACTAACTTGTGGAACAGCATCATTCCCACTAATTGTTTAGTTCAAGTCATCCGTTTACAAAATCATAGCATAATACACGGAATCATAGGCACAAATAAAGATGAATGAATAGAACAAATCATCCTGCCCATAGCATCTTACCCCTTTTGGTATACTTTTTGCGATTtccatcttcatcatcagcATAATAAGAAATCTCTGAATTTTGTCTATCAACACTGGTAGCACCTTTTCTTGTCATAGCACCAGGCTACAAATGAAGAGATAGGATTGCTGTTCTGTGAATAAGTAAAGCTCAAAAGAAGACAAAATATTGGGATATCTCAGGACTTACCCCATGTGGGCTTGGACTTCTGATGAAGTTGGACTCCTGTTCTGGGAATTGTGTTATCACTGGACTAGGACCCTCTATTTCAACAATTTCTGGTTCAACATGGATAGGTGCCCCAGATCCTACACTAGCAGAAGAGTACATTCCAGAATGCAATGTTGATGGCAAAGATGCATCTTTAGCTGAGCTAATTATGTTTGCACCATTAGATTCTCTATCACCAGAACTGGATAAACGTTTAAGAGGATCTGATGCAAAAGCAGGAGGGGTCCGAGTATCAGCTTTAGGCATTGTCACAAAATGATTTCCAAATACGTTCTTCTCCAATCCAGTCTGCAACATATTAGAAAAGCACAAGTTTTATCATAACCTAATGTCTCacagaaaaaaaatcttgcagTAAACATACACTGAAGTCTAAATGTACTTGAACAATCGAAACAAACTTGTTTAAGTATATACAAAAAATCTCAAAGTCGTTAAAGCATTATAAAATGAATACTAGTCAATATCAATTATAAAATCATGAAGGTTAATTTGGGATCTGCACTTTAAATTCCATGATACAATGCAGTTTCATAAATTTCATAGTTCATAAGAAACAAATGAAGAAAAACAGTTGGACAGCATCAACAGTTGGAATGCTTATATGTCAGAAAATGATTAAATATATGTCTGAAATAAATCCCTGATAAATACAGAATCAACGGGTTACTCTGAAATAGTAGTATTTAGCCAATGCAGAATATTGCACCAAGAACTTTTTCATCAGCAGATATTTTAACACTCGAATAGATGCAGCTTAAATGTTATGAAAACTTAATAAGGAGAAAATCAgtggttttgacttttgagtAGGCAAATATGAAATAGGTTTGAAGTATCTAACCTGGACTATTGCTTCTTTCAGTTTTGCGTGAAGACGAGAACCTGTATCTTTAATGCTTGATGGTGGCCATATCTGTTAGGATAGCCAAAGATCAAAAAAATGTGAGATCctcagagttgcagcagccgaTTTGCACATGCGCTTCCATGCAGAGGGAAATTGAGTTCAACTCACAGGCTCAGAACATGAGGGGCAGACATATCCAGCAGGTGCTGTTTGGGTTGGAAAATTTTGGATATGTGATATCAAGCATTTTGTGTGCATCACATCTATAAGGAAGTCAGCAAACGAATATCCAGTTATATTAAAGAAATAAGGCATCATGAATGAATGAATTTAAGCATTCTATTGAGAAAAACACATACGTAAGCAACCCAATCTTGTagtttcttcgcttccggcttccaGAACTGAATTGCAAGATGAGCAGTGTTGTGGCCAGTCATAATCAGAATTAACAACCCATTCAGCATAATTTTTCACCTACACAACAAGGACA encodes the following:
- the LOC101785772 gene encoding zinc finger protein-like 1 homolog, which codes for MVVCKCRKATRLYCFVHQVPVCGECICFQEHELCVVKNYAEWVVNSDYDWPQHCSSCNSVLEAGSEETTRLGCLHVMHTKCLISHIQNFPTQTAPAGYVCPSCSEPIWPPSSIKDTGSRLHAKLKEAIVQTGLEKNVFGNHFVTMPKADTRTPPAFASDPLKRLSSSGDRESNGANIISSAKDASLPSTLHSGMYSSASVGSGAPIHVEPEIVEIEGPSPVITQFPEQESNFIRSPSPHGPGAMTRKGATSVDRQNSEISYYADDEDGNRKKYTKRGTFRHRFLRMLLPFWSSALPTLPVTAPSKKESDAPEGRIRQRSSRMDPTKILLAMAIMACIATMGILYYRLSQRSLSENFVEDEIQ